In Colletotrichum higginsianum IMI 349063 chromosome 1, whole genome shotgun sequence, one genomic interval encodes:
- a CDS encoding Transient receptor potential ion channel: MTRAVANWGPKRLLALAAAFATTGTLADSVLKTSSFTTCGNETAITVQKIDIQYNNDNKTVIFDVAGTSSKVQNVTAILDVSAYGTAIYSNSFNPCESATYVEQLCPVPAGSFAARGSQLIPDEYASMVPDIAFAVPDIAAQAKLQLKALDSGEEVACITSQVTNGKTANVAAVSYIAAGVAGLALVATGVSAVSSAFAGGSAALSGSGTGGAGTVSPSFTEVFGWFQGMAMNGMLSVSYPPVYSSFVKNFGFSTGIIPWTDMQIAIDNFRGMTGGDLTKDSVEILKNSTLILADGSTVDGGSALFKTKRAMEAFNTLVLREIETSVNGTSSDSDDPISTIKQQVQGITAFVNTLSVPKSNTFMTVLLIVAIVIAAIIVGILLVKVILEFWALFGNFPKALSGFREHYWGSIARAVTSLIMLLYGIWVLYCIFQFTNGDSWAAKVLAGVSLGIFTAILAFFSYKIWSTARKLKQAEGDVNGLYDDKNNWMKYSLFYESYKKNYWWIFVPVIIYMFAKGCILAAGDGHGMAQTSAQLIVEGLMLCLLLWARPFERKSGNVINITIQVVRVLSVACILVFVEEFGIAQTTQTVTGVVLIAVQSALTGVLALLIMWNAINACCKENPHRKRRKEMEKMQRDMDTLTPLDARNSLLMDRKDPEHGTTFSMSSVPEKRDNRSQSPDHYIGAAGNVPYRPLAPNTPYNNANSSHENLVLGAAPIADRKPTLPNVGGDYSSGGYGGGGGYRGVYH, translated from the exons ATGACGCGAGCTGTGGCCAACTGGGGCCCCAAGAGGCTGTTGGCgttggccgccgccttcgccaccACCGGAACCCTCGCCGACTCCGTTCTTAAGACCAGCAGCTTTACGACGTGCGGCAACGAAACCGCCATTACCGTCCAGAAGATTGATATCCAGtacaacaacgacaacaagaCTGTCATCTTCGATGTAGCAGGAACGAGCTCCAAGGTCCAGAACGTTACGGCAATCCTCGACGTCTCGGCTTACGGCACCGCCATTTACTCCAACAGCTTCAACCCATGCGAATCAGCAACCTACGTCGAGCAGCTTTGCCCTG TGCCCGCCGGTTCTTTCGCTGCCCGTGGCAGTCAGCTGATTCCCGATGAGTATGCCAGCATGGTCCCTGATATCGCCTTCGCTGTTcccgacatcgccgcccaggccaaGCTGCAGCTGAAGGCGCTCGACTCGGGCGAGGAAGTGGCCTGCATTACGTCCCAGGTCACCAACGGCAAGACGGCCAACGTTGCCGCCGTGTCGTACATCGCCGCTGGtgtcgccggcctcgcccttgTGGCCACTGGCGTGTCGGCCGTCAGCTCGGCGTTCGCTGGAGGCAGTGCTGCCCTCAGCGGCAGCGGAACGGGCGGCGCTGGCACTGTCAGCCCTAGCTTCACCGAGGTCTTTGGGTGGTTCCAGGGCATGGCCATGAACGGCATGCTCTCGGTCAGCTACCCGCCCGTCTACAGCAGCTTCGTCAAAAACTTTGGCTTCTCGACCGGCATTATTCCGTGGACCGACATGCAGATCGCCATCGACAATTTCCGCGGCATGACAGGCGGCGACCTTACCAAGGACAGCGTCGAGATCCTCAAGAACAGCACTCTCATCCTTGCCGACGGGTCGAccgttgacggcggcagcgccctTTTCAAGACCAAGCGCGCCATGGAGGCCTTCAACACGCTCGTGCTGAGAGAGATTGAGACGAGCGTCAATGGAACTTCGAGCGACTCGGACGACCCGATCTCGACGATCAAGCAGCAGGTCCAGGGCATCACGGCCTTTGTCAACACGCTCAGCGTGCCCAAGTCCAACACCTTTATGACggtcctcctcatcgtcgccatcgtcatcgccgccatcatcgtcggcatTCTCCTCGTTAAGGTCATCCTCGAGTTCTGGGCCCTCTTTGGCAACTTCCCCAAGGCGCTCTCGGGCTTCCGCGAGCACTACTGGGGCTCTATCGCGCGCGCCGTCACGTCGCTCATCATGCTGCTCTACGGCATCTGGGTGTTGTACTGCATCTTCCAGTTCACCAATGGCGACTCGTGGGCCGCCAAGGTGCTCGCCGGCGTCAGCCTGGGCATCTTCACGGCcatcctcgccttcttctcgtacAAGATCTGGAGCACGGCGCGCAAGCtgaagcaggccgagggcgacgtcaaCGGGCTCTACGACGACAAGAACAACTGGATGAAGTACAGCCTGTTCTACGAGTCGTACAAGAAGAATTACTGGTGGATCTTCGTCCCTGTCATCATCTACATGTTCGCCAAGGGCTGCATCCTCgctgccggcgacggccacgGCATGGCCCAGACCTCTGCTCAGCTCATCGTCGAGGGTCTCATGCTGTGTCTCCTCCTGTGGGCCCGCCCCTTTGAGCGCAAGTCGGGCAACGTTATCAACATCACCATCCAGGTCGTCCGCGTGCTGTCGGTTGCCtgcatcctcgtcttcgttgAGGAGTTCGGTATCGCTCAAACCACGCAGACTGTGACGGGCGTCGTCCTGATCGCCGTTCAGTCTGCGCTGACgggcgtcctcgccctcctgaTCATGTGGAACGCCATCAACGCCTGCTGCAAGGAGAACCCCCACCGCAAGCGCAGAAAGGAGATGG AGAAGATGCAACGCGACATGGACACCCTGACGCCTCTCGACGCCCGCAACTCCCTCCTGATGGACCGCAAAGACCCCGAACACGGCACGACCTTCTCCATGTCCAGCGTGCCGGAGAAGCGAGACAACCGGTCCCAGTCGCCGGACCACTACATAGGCGCGGCGGGCAACGTTCCCTACCGGCCCCTGGCGCCCAACACGCCGTACAACAACGCCAACTCGAGCCACGAGAACCTCGTGCTCGGTGCCGCGCCCATCGCCGACAGAAAGCCGACACTGCCCAACGTGGGCGGCGACTACAGCTCGGGCGggtacggcggcggcggcgggtacCGGGGTGTGTATCACTGA